A part of Neodiprion pinetum isolate iyNeoPine1 chromosome 4, iyNeoPine1.2, whole genome shotgun sequence genomic DNA contains:
- the LOC124216162 gene encoding receptor-type tyrosine-protein phosphatase epsilon-like: protein MSTLRPVPHIEVKTKTLDHSNEHFTTDKLQLTDTSEEEPRTQNITVLTCKGWNLSEDEDPPQPKVLVKLYMASERVQRVESPTLVLCYDGVTECGLYLALSILLERTRMSVEQECDVISAVHARRQSRREFVYSKAQFEYLYDAALEFVQDFGNYSNMALRPVVSRTATFIS, encoded by the exons ATGAGTACGCTCAGACCTGTGCCTCACATTGAGGTGAAAACGAAAACATTAGATCACTCTAACGAACATTTCACAACGGATAAACTCCAGCTGACCGACACGTCCGAG GAAGAACCAAGAACGCAAAATATCACTGTACTGACCTGCAAGGGCTGGAACCTCTCTGAAGACGAAGATCCTCCACAGCCTAAGGTCCTGGTCAAACTATACATGGCCTCGGAAAGGGTTCAACGGGTAGAAAGTCCTACCCTCGTTCTCTGTTA TGACGGCGTCACAGAGTGCGGGCTGTACTTGGCTCTGAGCATCCTACTGGAACGTACTCGTATGTCCGTTGAGCAGGAGTGTGACGTAATTTCGGCGGTCCATGCGAGACGCCAATCCAGACGAGAGTTCGTTTACTCTAAG GCTCAGTTCGAGTACTTGTACGATGCGGCACTAGAGTTTGTTCAAGACTTTGGAAATTACTCCAACATGGCGTTACGTCCGGTAGTGTCCCGGACAGCTACTTTCATCTCTTAA
- the LOC124217336 gene encoding tyrosine-protein phosphatase non-receptor type 7-like encodes MIQGFCKEWGYIATQAPMPETVVDFWKMIWKEEVLIVCMLMKITEGGQKICKQYWPEIGNTVEHGQVTILNVKQRVYADYTHRIFQVTKFTTFTGWPKQEVPMYWHSVVEYFNELRGHSSGPGPILVHCATGTGRTGTFILCDIGLHSTAAEGVRHCPPVVPLQHYILEVLLEVEHSLVSLKRYPPDATDSDYISAVSIDGVKVKGQ; translated from the exons ATGATTCAGGGCTTCTGCAAAGAATGGGGCTACATCGCAACCCAAGCTCCGATGCCAGAAACGGTGGTAGATTTCTGGAAAATGATCTGGAAGGAGGAAGTTCTGATCGTTTGCATGCTGATGAAGATCACCGAGGGTGGACAG AAAATATGCAAGCAGTATTGGCCAGAAATTGGAAACACAGTGGAACACGGTCAGGTAACAATTTTGAACGTAAAGCAGCGCGTCTACGCCGATTACACTCACAGAATTTTCCAGGTGACAAA ATTCACCACCTTCACGGGATGGCCGAAACAAGAAGTGCCGATGTACTGGCATTCCGTCGTCGAATATTTCAATGAGCTAAGGGGTCATTCCTCGGGACCAGGACCTATACTCGTTCACTGTGCTACGGGCACGGGCCGAACCGGAACCTTTATTCTTTGCGACATCGGTCTCCATTCCACCGCCGCTGAAGGG GTTAGGCATTGCCCACCCGTCGTACCGTTGCAACATTACATACTAGAAGTATTGTTAGAGG TCGAACATAGTTTGGTCAGCCTCAAGCGGTATCCACCTGATGCAACCGACAGCGATTACATCAGCGCGGTGAGCATCGATGGGGTCAAGGTTAAAGGACAGTAG